The proteins below come from a single Miscanthus floridulus cultivar M001 chromosome 1, ASM1932011v1, whole genome shotgun sequence genomic window:
- the LOC136545018 gene encoding probable serine/threonine-protein kinase At1g54610 codes for MGCVHGRPSAPSPDHPPQPPEPPAPAAAQEAAGKAEQPAAPAEKPARRERRSRSSRSGLGPGPSFANRARGEQVAAGWPAWLSAVAGEAIDGWTPRRADSFEKIDKIGQGTYSNVYKARDTVSGKIVALKKVRFDNLEPESVRFMAREILILRRLDHPNVVKLDGLVTSRMSCSLYLVFEYMEHDLAGLAASPEIKFTEPQVKCYMHQLLSGLKHCHDRGVLHRDIKGSNLLLDNNGMLKIADFGLASFFDPDRKQPMTSRVVTLWYRPPELLLGATDYGVGVDLWSAGCILAELLAGRPIMPGRTEVEQLHKIFKLCGSPTEEYWKKSKLPHATIFKPQQPYKRRIRETFKDFPQSALQLIETLLAIDPADRLTATSALRSDFFTTEPFACEPSSLPKYPPSKEIDAKRRDEEARRLRAAGGRANGDGAKKTRTRDRPKAVPAPEANAELQVNIDKRRFITHANAKSKSEKFPPPHQDGAVGVPLDTSNHMDPLYEPPDPSSFSTVFTYEKGAVPTWSGPLVDPAAVVNQKRKHKSGHSSKQPATARAR; via the exons ATGGGCTGCGTCCACGGCCGCCCCTCCGCGCCCAGCCCCGACCACCCGCCGCAGCCGCCCGAGCCGCCAGCCCCCGCGGCGGCGCAGGAGGCCGCCGGGAAGGCCGAGCAGCCTGCGGCGCCAGCGGAGAAGCCGGCCCGGCGGGAGAGGCGCTCCCGCTCGTCGCGCAGCGGCCTCGGCCCCGGCCCCAGCTTCGCCAACAGGGCGCGCGGGGAGCAGGTCGCCGCCGGCTGGCCCGCCTGGCTCTCCGCCGTCGCCGGCGAGGCCATCGACGGATGGACCCCGCGCCGCGCCGACTCCTTCGAGAAGATTGACAAG ATCGGCCAGGGCACGTACAGCAACGTGTACAAGGCGCGCGACACGGTGAGCGGCAAGATCGTGGCGCTCAAGAAGGTGCGCTTCGACAACCTCGAGCCCGAGAGCGTCCGCTTCATGGCCCGCGAGATCCTCATCCTCCGACGCCTCGACCACCCCAACGTCGTCAAGCTCGACGGCCTCGTCACCTCCCGCATGTCCTGCAGCCTCTACCTCGTCTTCGAGTACATGGAGCACGACCTCGCGGGCCTCGCCGCCAGCCCGGAAATCAAGTTCACTGAGCCACAG GTTAAGTGCTATATGCATCAGTTGCTGTCGGGTCTGAAGCACTGCCACGACCGCGGCGTGCTGCACCGGGACATCAAGGGCTCGAATCTGCTTCTGGACAACAATGGCATGCTGAAGATTGCAGATTTTGGTCTCGCGTCATTCTTCGACCCAGACCGTAAACAGCCGATGACGAGCCGGGTGGTGACCCTATGGTACCGGCCACCCGAGCTACTTCTCGGCGCAACGGATTACGGGGTGGGTGTGGACCTGTGGAGCGCAGGGTGTATCCTGGCCGAGTTGCTCGCTGGGAGGCCAATTATGCCAGGACGAACAGAG GTGGAACAGCTGCATAAAATTTTTAAGTTGTGTGGCTCACCAACAGAAGAATATTGGAAAAAGTCAAAGCTGCCTCATGCTACAATATTTAAGCCTCAGCAACCGTACAAAAGGCGAATAAGAGAGACGTTTAAGGATTTTCCACAATCAGCACTGCAGTTGATCGAGACACTACTTGCAATTGATCCAGCAGATCGGTTAACAGCGACTTCTGCATTAAGAAGCGAT TTCTTTACAACCGAACCTTTTGCATGCGAACCGTCGAGTCTTCCAAAATATCCTCCAAGCAAAGAAATAGATGCAAAACGAAGAGACGAAGAAGCCAGACG TTTAAGAGCTGCTGGTGGTAGAGCTAATGGTGATGGAGCCAAGAAGACGAGAACACGTGATCGACCTAAGGCAGTTCCAGCTCCAGAGGCAAATGCTGAACTTCAAGTAAACATCGAT AAAAGAAGGTTCATTACTCATGCAAATGCGAAGAGCAAGAGTGAAAAGTTCCCTCCCCCACATCAAGATGGTGCCGTTGGTGTCCCTTTGGATACTTCAAATCATATGGACCCGCTATACGAACCTCCAGACCCATCTTCCTTCAGCACTGTGTTCACATATGAGAAAGGCGCTGTGCCTACTTGGTCTGGACCATTGGTTGATCCTGCTGCAGTGGTGAACCAAAAGCGGAAGCACAAGTCTGGGCACTCATCGAAACAACCGGCCACTGCCCGTGCTCGGTAA
- the LOC136545009 gene encoding nuclear pore complex protein NUP93A-like, with product MAGVGGSGSGGGGGGDAEMGGWTGLLQSSTKLLEQAAPTPHFPPLQRNLDQLEALSTKLKAKTIRAEAPSQSLSATRLLAREGINAEQLARDLKSFELKTTFEDVFPSEATTVEEYLQQLHEMAIVSSIQEAQKDNLRSFNNYMMQVLEDDWQKEKRDFLQSLSRLSALPKRNTNLSTSGLAHPALMPPSTSNLHAPSGLPSAEVMPILNKTIIEKKSSVYAGVVRDLNDARGRSLPFNPATAFRAAYESLSVDAVGTKSVTMQKVWHLIQALVGEGSTHRIGSRKMSLVVGARRHLEWGHEKYILETINSHPAHAALGGSVGNLQKIRAFLRVRLRDQGVLDFDATDLRRQPPVDTTWQQIYFCLRTGYYDEARQVAQSSRAAYNFAPLLADWISSNGAVSPETALAASEECDKMLRMGDRPGRPGYDRKKLLLYAIICGCRRQIERLLKDLPTLFNTIEDFLWFKLSALREYTNASSSNLMNEGLVPYTLDDLQSYLNKFEPSYYTKSGKDPLVYPYILFLSIQLLPAILYLSKEVGEDGYHVDAVHISIALADHSVLPDGIGSGQKIGVMDACAEAASIIRQYGSIYLRNGNIDLALEYYAQAAAAMGGGEVSWMGEGQADKQRQRSLMLKQLLTEILLRDGGIQLLLGPNGMGEEGELKKYMMDWRSRQQFLLEAAHRCQEAGLYDKAVEIHKRVGAFAMALQTINKCLSDAVCAMAWSMLDGESRAAALIHSGNEILETTRYSSEASIQEKDLISEQQTVLRQLEAILHIYRLARAGQTVDALRETIRLPFLHLDTQAPNVTVDIFRNLSPHVQACVPDLLKVALNCIDNVRDTDGTLRAVKSKIANLVASNVSRNWPQDLYQKVAQWI from the exons ATGGCCGGCGtcggtggcagcggcagcggcggtggaggTGGGGGCGACGCGGAGATGGGCGGTTGGACGGGGCTTCTCCAGTCCTCCACGAAGCTCCTCGAGCAGGCGGCGCCCACCCCGCACTTCCCTCCCCTTCAG AGGAACCTGGACCAGCTCGAGGCGCTCTCCACCAAGCTCAAGGCCAAGACCATCCGCGCTGAGGCTCCGTCCCAGTCGCTCTCCGCCACCAG ATTGCTAGCACGCGAGGGGATCAATGCCGAGCAGCTCGCCAGGGACCTCAAATCATTCGAACTCAAG ACAACCTTTGAGGATGTTTTTCCATCTGAAGCAACTACTGTTGAGGAGTACTTGCAGCAG CTTCATGAAATGGCCATAGTTTCATCCATCCAAGAAGCTCAAAAGGACAACTTAAGGAGTTTTAACAACTATATGATGCAAGTTCTTGAG GATGACTGGCAGAAAGAGAAGAGAGACTTCTTGCAGAGTCTAAGCCGGCTTTCTGCATTACCCAAGAGAAACACTAATCTCTCGACCAGTGGGCTGGCTCACCCTGCTTTAATGCCACCATCAACTTCCAATCTTCATGCTCCATCAGGCCTGCCTTCTGCAGAAGTCATGCCTATACTGAACAAGACTATTATCGAAAAAAAATCTTCAGTTTATGCTGGGGTTGTGAGGGACCTCAATGATGCTAGAGGACGCAGTCTACCTTTTAAT CCTGCTACAGCTTTTAGGGCTGCTTATGAGTCCTTGTCTGTTGATGCTGTTGGCACAAAGTCAGTGACTATGCAGAAAGTGTGGCATCTAATTCAG GCATTAGTTGGGGAAGGGTCAACTCATCGAATTGGTTCAAGAAAAATGTCACTAGTGGTAGGTGCAAGGCGCCATCTTGAATGGGGTCATGAGAAGTACATACTTGAGACCATCAACAGCCATCCAGCTCAT GCTGCTCTTGGTGGATCTGTTGGCAATCTTCAGAAGATCCGAGCATTTCTTCGG GTAAGGCTGCGGGATCAAGGTGTGCTAGACTTTGATGCAACCGATCTACGCAGACAGCCTCCAGTGGATACAACCTGGCAGCAG ATTTATTTCTGCTTGAGAACCGGATACTATGATGAAGCAAGACAAGTTGCCCAATCATCTCGTGCTGCATATAACTTCGCTCCCCTG CTTGCAGATTGGATTTCTAGTAATGGTGCTGTATCACCAGAGACTGCTCTGGCAGCTTCTGAGGAATGTGATAAAATGCTCAGAATGGGTGATCGGCCAGGGCGTCCTGGTTATGACAGGAAGAAGTTGCTGCTTTATGCCATAATTTGTGGTTGTCGGCGGCAAATTGAAAGGCTGCTAAAAGACCTGCCAACACTTTTTAACACTATAGAGGATTTCTTGTGGTTTAAGTTGTCAGCTCTGCGGGAATACACCAATGCATCTTCTTCTAATCTTATGAATGAAGGCTTGGTGCCTTATACGCTGGATGACTTGCAAAGTTACTTGAATAAATTTGAGCCATCATATTATACAAAGAGTGGGAAAGATCCCCTAGTCTATCCCTACATTCTGTTCTTAAGCATCCAATTACTCCCAGCAATTCTTTATTTGTCTAAAGAAGTTGGAGAGGATGGATACCATGTTGACGCTGTGCATATTTCAATCGCTTTAGCTGACCATAGTGTTCTCCCTGACGGTATTGGATCAGGCCAGAAAATTGGCGTCATGGATGCCTGTGCAGAGGCTGCAAGCATAATACGGCAGTATGGCTCTATATACTTGCGTAATGGTAATATTGATTTAGCCTTGGAATATTATGCACAAGCTGCTGCTGCCATGGGTGGAGGTGAGGTATCGTGGATGGGTGAAGGGCAAGCTGATAAGCAGCGACAACGAAGTTTGATGTTGAAGCAACTACTGACAGAGATATTGCTAAGGGATGGTGGTATTCAACTTTTGCTTGGTCCAAATGGAATGGGAGAAGAAGGAGAGCTGAAAAAGTATATGATGGATTGGAGAAGTAGGCAGCAATTCTTACTTGAAGCTGCCCATCGGTGTCAAGAGGCTGGGCTCTATGACAAA GCTGTGGAAATTCACAAAAGAGTAGGAGCCTTTGCCATGGCTCTTCAGACAATAAACAAGTGCCTGTCTGATGCAGTCTGTGCCATGGCATGGAGTATGCTAGATGGCGAGAGTCGTGCTGCTGCCCTAATTCATTCTGGCAATGAAATTTTGGAGACAACTAGATATTCTTCTGAAGCCAG CATTCAAGAGAAGGATCTCATTTCTGAACAACAAACTGTGCTGAGACAGCTTGAAGCTATTCTCCATATTTATAGGCTAGCTCGAGCTGGACAGACTGTAGATGCTTTGAGGGAAACCATCAGGCTACCCTTCCTTCATCTGGACACTCAGGCTCCAAATGTGACTGTTGACATTTTCAGGAACTTGTCACCCCATGTTCAAGCTTGCGTGCCAGATCTCCTGAAGGTTGCTCTAAATTGCATTGACAATGTTAGAGATACTGATGGGACCTTGCGCGCTGTCAAATCAAAG ATTGCAAACCTTGTAGCAAGCAACGTGAGCCGGAATTGGCCACAGGATTTGTATCAGAAGGTGGCACAGTGGATATGA